In Pseudomonadota bacterium, a single genomic region encodes these proteins:
- the argH gene encoding argininosuccinate lyase: MKLWGGRFKGRTDPLMERFSASIQSDWVLYEHDIEGSKAHAWMLRKIGILNEDETNTIVIALEEIKTEIREGKLAFSDTLEDIHMHVETRLIEKTGDLGKKLHTGRSRNDQVSLDMRMFLKTEFALIDGAILAFLKTLIERAEKERDVIMPGYTHMQRAQIVTFAHYLMAYFYMFKRDRGRIQQALKHIDIMPLGSGAIAGSTIPLDREFVSEALGFSRVSENSMDSVSDRDFVLDAVYSIAMIMMHMSRLAEDLIMFSTQEFSFISLPDELCTGSSLMPHKKNPDALELTRGRASRVIGDLFSLFAMLKGLPMTYNRDLQEDKEPLFHAVHTVKDVLAIMELCIKGLSLNREKMESAVRESFMPAVEMTEYLTLKGLPFREAHAIVGKMVKYCEDKEITLSEIKLVDMREHADIFGEDVYNYIDPHNIVKNRKTTGAASFEEVDRAIEREKIYCNY; encoded by the coding sequence ATGAAACTATGGGGTGGGAGGTTTAAAGGCAGGACAGACCCGCTCATGGAGCGCTTCAGCGCCTCCATCCAATCCGATTGGGTACTCTATGAGCATGACATAGAGGGGAGTAAGGCACATGCATGGATGCTCCGGAAGATCGGCATATTAAATGAAGATGAAACAAATACTATTGTTATTGCCCTTGAAGAGATAAAAACAGAAATCAGAGAAGGTAAGCTCGCCTTCTCCGATACACTGGAAGATATTCACATGCACGTTGAAACACGCCTTATTGAAAAGACAGGGGACCTCGGGAAAAAGCTCCATACAGGAAGAAGCAGGAACGATCAGGTCTCCCTTGATATGAGGATGTTCTTAAAGACTGAGTTCGCCCTGATTGATGGTGCGATTCTCGCGTTCCTGAAAACCCTCATAGAAAGGGCGGAGAAAGAAAGGGATGTAATTATGCCCGGATATACCCACATGCAACGTGCTCAGATCGTTACCTTTGCCCATTATCTGATGGCCTATTTTTATATGTTTAAAAGAGACCGGGGGCGGATACAACAGGCATTGAAACACATCGACATAATGCCCCTGGGGAGCGGGGCCATCGCGGGCTCTACAATTCCTCTTGACAGGGAGTTTGTAAGCGAAGCCTTAGGTTTTTCAAGGGTTTCAGAAAATAGCATGGATAGTGTTTCAGATAGGGATTTTGTTCTTGATGCCGTTTATTCCATTGCCATGATCATGATGCATATGTCAAGGCTGGCAGAAGACCTCATCATGTTCTCCACTCAGGAATTTTCCTTTATTTCGCTGCCAGATGAGTTGTGCACAGGGAGCAGCCTCATGCCTCACAAGAAAAATCCCGACGCCCTTGAACTAACACGGGGAAGGGCATCCCGTGTTATTGGTGACCTTTTCAGTCTCTTCGCTATGCTGAAAGGACTCCCCATGACATACAACAGGGACCTCCAGGAGGACAAGGAACCTCTTTTCCATGCAGTACATACTGTAAAAGATGTGCTTGCCATTATGGAATTGTGCATAAAGGGGCTGAGCCTCAACAGGGAGAAGATGGAAAGCGCAGTCAGGGAGAGCTTTATGCCCGCCGTAGAGATGACCGAATACCTGACCCTCAAGGGATTGCCTTTCAGGGAGGCCCATGCGATAGTAGGAAAAATGGTAAAATACTGTGAGGATAAAGAGATAACCTTAAGCGAGATTAAGCTTGTTGATATGAGGGAACATGCAGATATTTTCGGTGAAGATGTCTACAATTATATAGACCCTCATAACATAGTAAAAAACAGAAAAACAACAGGAGCTGCCTCTTTTGAAGAGGTTGACAGGGCGATTGAGAGAGAGAAGATATATTGCAATTATTAG
- a CDS encoding YggS family pyridoxal phosphate-dependent enzyme: MLDTGLSQKQEKQKKPEKHKMRNISDAIKAVLERVEKACIRSGRPLSEVRLIGVTKRVDIGRIKEAMACGLKDFGENYIQEAKRKIEEIAPCEEVNWHMIGHIQTNKIKYLPGLFGYIHSVDRYEILELLDKYNKEIMVLFELNLSGEATKQGTIVDNLKKMLERVNQLKNIKPVGLMTMAPFVDDPEEVRGVFKGLRETMHEANREFLLNMTELSMGMSSDFEVAIEEGATMVRVGTAIFGERS, translated from the coding sequence ATGCTGGATACTGGATTAAGTCAGAAACAAGAGAAACAAAAGAAACCAGAGAAACATAAAATGCGGAACATTAGCGATGCAATAAAAGCAGTACTGGAAAGGGTTGAAAAGGCCTGTATCAGATCGGGAAGGCCTTTGTCTGAAGTACGTTTAATTGGTGTGACAAAAAGAGTTGATATTGGTAGAATAAAGGAAGCTATGGCCTGCGGTTTGAAAGATTTTGGTGAAAATTATATCCAGGAAGCAAAAAGGAAGATCGAAGAAATTGCCCCTTGCGAAGAGGTCAACTGGCACATGATTGGCCATATACAGACGAATAAGATAAAATATCTGCCGGGATTGTTCGGTTATATCCACTCTGTTGACCGATATGAGATCCTTGAACTGCTTGACAAATACAATAAAGAAATCATGGTGTTATTCGAATTGAACCTCTCAGGCGAAGCCACCAAACAGGGCACTATCGTGGATAACCTGAAAAAGATGCTTGAAAGGGTAAATCAGTTGAAGAACATCAAGCCTGTCGGACTCATGACGATGGCCCCGTTTGTAGATGACCCGGAGGAGGTAAGGGGCGTGTTCAAGGGACTCAGGGAGACAATGCATGAGGCAAACAGAGAGTTTTTGTTAAACATGACTGAACTATCCATGGGAATGTCTTCTGATTTTGAGGTAGCCATAGAGGAGGGTGCAACTATGGTAAGGGTGGGAACCGCTATTTTCGGAGAAAGATCATGA
- a CDS encoding Maf family protein, with protein sequence MFQVKEGDSIILASESTRRVDILRTLGISFSIIPPNIDERRRKDELPKDFVLRVSYEKAHKVGNLFPDKWVIGADTVVVLKGKILGKPKNDSDAFNMLKILSGKWHRVITGYCVLNISRNITYRDAVETRVYVRGLSDDEIKRYIKTSEPFDKAGSYAVQGKGGYMVKEIKGSYANVVGLPICEVAEALLSLGVLS encoded by the coding sequence ATGTTTCAAGTGAAGGAAGGAGATTCAATCATACTGGCGAGCGAGTCAACCCGTAGGGTCGATATTTTAAGGACCCTGGGCATATCATTCTCCATTATACCCCCGAACATCGATGAGCGAAGAAGGAAGGATGAACTGCCGAAGGATTTCGTGCTAAGGGTATCTTATGAAAAGGCACATAAAGTTGGGAATCTCTTTCCTGATAAGTGGGTTATCGGTGCTGATACGGTAGTGGTATTGAAGGGCAAGATACTGGGAAAACCGAAGAATGACAGCGATGCATTTAATATGCTTAAGATTCTGAGCGGAAAGTGGCACCGGGTCATTACAGGCTATTGTGTCCTTAACATATCCAGAAACATAACATACAGGGATGCAGTTGAGACAAGGGTTTATGTAAGGGGTTTGTCTGACGATGAAATCAAGCGCTACATTAAAACATCCGAGCCTTTTGATAAGGCCGGTTCATACGCCGTCCAGGGCAAGGGTGGCTACATGGTAAAAGAGATAAAAGGATCCTACGCAAACGTTGTCGGTCTGCCCATATGCGAGGTTGCAGAGGCACTGCTGTCATTAGGTGTGCTGTCGTGA
- a CDS encoding divalent-cation tolerance protein CutA has protein sequence MSEIIKIIITADSKETAEKIGRDLVGRRLASCAQISGPIKSIYWWKGKIEAAEEWVCTLKSRKGLYKTIEREIRVLHPYELPQIIAIDIPHVLPEYADWIQNETVKGEK, from the coding sequence ATGAGCGAAATCATCAAAATTATTATCACAGCAGATAGCAAGGAAACTGCTGAAAAGATTGGCAGGGACCTTGTAGGGAGGAGGCTTGCCTCGTGTGCCCAGATTAGTGGGCCGATTAAAAGTATTTACTGGTGGAAAGGGAAGATTGAGGCGGCTGAAGAATGGGTGTGCACCTTAAAAAGCAGGAAGGGACTTTATAAAACAATTGAAAGGGAAATACGGGTACTCCACCCCTACGAACTCCCGCAAATCATAGCTATTGACATCCCCCATGTACTGCCTGAGTATGCAGACTGGATACAAAATGAAACAGTGAAAGGTGAAAAGTGA
- a CDS encoding SDR family NAD(P)-dependent oxidoreductase yields the protein MKLKGKVAFLTAAAGAGIGQAVARTFAREGAHVVITDVHKERAIAVAEAIHREYGTETLGMGCDVADRDDIKHAVSETLERFGRIDILFNNAGTNRPSRIVDMSDEDWELVINVSLRGVFYCCRAVLPVMMKQKYGRIVSITSVAGFRGLKAGHAHYAAAKAGVMAFTRCLAMEAAPYYITANTVAPSFIYNEFIPHIYPEEEIERMYEEIPYPRKGTPRDIANTVLFLVSDEGEYVTGQTICVTGGSWMR from the coding sequence ATGAAATTAAAAGGAAAAGTAGCCTTCCTTACGGCGGCGGCGGGTGCAGGGATCGGCCAGGCAGTGGCACGGACGTTCGCCAGGGAAGGGGCACATGTCGTTATTACTGATGTACACAAAGAGAGGGCAATTGCAGTAGCAGAGGCGATACACAGAGAATACGGGACAGAAACCCTTGGCATGGGATGTGATGTAGCAGACCGGGACGATATTAAACATGCAGTGAGCGAAACCCTTGAACGGTTCGGCCGTATAGACATCCTTTTTAACAACGCCGGTACAAACCGTCCTTCCCGGATAGTGGATATGAGTGATGAAGACTGGGAACTTGTTATCAATGTGTCGCTGCGGGGGGTCTTTTATTGTTGCAGGGCAGTTCTGCCTGTTATGATGAAACAAAAATACGGCCGCATTGTGAGTATAACGTCTGTTGCGGGTTTCAGGGGTCTTAAGGCTGGCCATGCCCACTATGCTGCAGCAAAGGCCGGCGTCATGGCCTTTACACGCTGCCTTGCCATGGAAGCGGCGCCTTACTATATTACAGCCAATACCGTTGCCCCGAGCTTTATCTATAACGAATTTATACCGCACATCTATCCGGAAGAAGAGATCGAAAGAATGTACGAAGAGATCCCCTATCCCAGGAAAGGAACACCACGGGATATTGCCAATACAGTCCTGTTCCTCGTTTCTGACGAAGGCGAATATGTCACAGGCCAGACCATCTGCGTAACGGGCGGGAGTTGGATGAGGTGA
- a CDS encoding Wzz/FepE/Etk N-terminal domain-containing protein: MEENPNKTEYTDNDEEINLLDYLIVLVKRKRLIAYITLGAMLITAIYSLTQPSVYRAETRIMPPQQSSQGSMSQLLGQLGGATGFVGMASGASKTPGDLYIALLKTNNILDRIIDRFDLVKLYKAKSKAGPRGALSGAVEAKEDRKSGIITIAVMDKDPKRAALFANAFVEELKAMNKGLAVGEASQRRLFFEEQLEDVKKALVASEEDIKGFQEKTGVLSKDQVQLAIGAIAGMKAGIAAKEIELRVLKTYSTPSNPDVKKVEEAIKGMKAEVNNQQTKNKIEYDPLMPLQEAPQTGMEYVRKLRNFKFYETLNELLIKQYEAAKIDEAKDATIVQVIDKAEPPEKRIKPERRKMVMTAGVVGFFLSIFVVFIMEYAEKSSSNPENKERIDEIKKLFPSGLFRKAKNILTNLTNNKVK, from the coding sequence TTGGAGGAAAATCCCAATAAAACTGAATATACCGATAATGATGAAGAAATCAACCTGTTAGATTATCTGATTGTTCTCGTAAAGAGGAAAAGGCTTATTGCGTATATAACGCTTGGAGCTATGCTGATAACTGCAATTTATAGCCTTACCCAGCCGTCTGTGTATAGGGCTGAAACAAGGATTATGCCGCCCCAACAGTCAAGCCAGGGTTCAATGTCTCAGCTTTTGGGTCAGTTGGGGGGCGCTACGGGGTTTGTCGGTATGGCATCAGGCGCCTCAAAGACCCCAGGTGACCTCTATATTGCCTTATTAAAAACCAATAATATCTTAGACCGTATTATTGATAGATTTGATCTCGTGAAGCTTTACAAAGCCAAATCGAAAGCAGGGCCAAGGGGTGCTCTTTCGGGTGCCGTCGAAGCAAAAGAAGACAGGAAAAGCGGCATTATAACAATCGCTGTTATGGATAAAGACCCGAAAAGGGCTGCGCTGTTTGCAAACGCCTTTGTTGAGGAGCTGAAGGCTATGAACAAAGGACTTGCTGTTGGCGAGGCAAGTCAGAGGAGATTATTCTTTGAAGAACAGCTTGAGGATGTAAAAAAGGCTTTGGTGGCATCAGAAGAGGACATAAAGGGTTTTCAGGAAAAGACTGGCGTTTTGAGTAAAGATCAGGTTCAGTTGGCAATTGGGGCTATTGCAGGCATGAAGGCAGGAATTGCCGCAAAAGAAATAGAATTGAGGGTGTTGAAAACATATTCAACGCCAAGCAACCCGGATGTAAAAAAGGTAGAAGAAGCGATAAAAGGCATGAAGGCTGAAGTGAATAATCAGCAAACAAAAAATAAAATAGAATATGACCCTCTAATGCCATTACAAGAAGCGCCTCAAACTGGAATGGAATATGTGAGAAAGTTAAGGAATTTTAAGTTTTATGAGACCCTGAACGAGCTCCTCATCAAACAGTATGAGGCGGCAAAGATTGATGAAGCCAAGGATGCAACTATCGTTCAGGTGATTGATAAGGCCGAGCCGCCGGAGAAGAGAATTAAGCCAGAAAGAAGAAAGATGGTAATGACTGCCGGTGTTGTCGGTTTCTTCCTTTCAATATTTGTTGTTTTTATTATGGAATATGCAGAAAAGTCCTCTTCCAATCCGGAGAACAAA